In Musa acuminata AAA Group cultivar baxijiao chromosome BXJ2-10, Cavendish_Baxijiao_AAA, whole genome shotgun sequence, a genomic segment contains:
- the LOC135624587 gene encoding beta-amylase-like isoform X1, translated as MTSISYASLPHLERSSPARTELRRRHGGHELAPVGGSRKMEKIEFGGRFSSDGPFKRVTAPQTVTSAAPTMVSDLERADCRTDKEKMLANYVPVFVMIPLDVISVSNVLEKQEELRRQLRQLRAADVDGVMVDVWWGIVEAEGAKCYDWSAYRELFHMVEEEGLKLQAIMSFHRCGGNIGDAVDIPLPRWVRDVGESDPDIYYTNRSGTRNREYLTVGVDSQPIFDGRTAVELYSDFMKSFRANMADFLDAGIITDIEVGLGPAGELRYPSYPEAQGWVFPGIGEFQCYDKYMKEEFKEDATMAGHPEWDLPDDAGEYNDKPTKTKFFAAKNGTYLTEKGSFFLTWYSNKLLMHGDQILDAANEAFLGCKLKLAAKVSGIHWWYKDDNHAAELTAGYYNLNDRDGYRTIARMLARHDAILNFTCVEMRNWEQIRRAKSGPEELVRQVFSAAWREGIEVACENALSRYDRRGYNQILKNARPNGVSRNGRPKLRVLAMTYLRLSDELLKRINFNVFRLFVRKMHADQEYCADPWKYFKPITPVERSKPEIPMDEILEATETMKPYPFDPETDMSVGGAFADVVDAALRILTSSFN; from the exons ATGACAAGCATCTCCTATGCAAGCCTACCTCATCTAGAGAGGTCATCGCCGGCGAGGACAGAGCTCCGCCGGCGGCACGGAGGGCATGAACTGGCTCCTGTGGGCGGATCGAGAAAGATGGAGAAGATAGAATTTGGTGGGAGATTCTCCTCAGATGGACCTTTTAAGAGAGTTACTGCACCTCAAACCGTGACCTCTGCTGCTCCAACCATGGTTTCTGATCTTGAG AGAGCAGACTGTCGCACAGACAAGGAGAAGATGCTGGCAAACTACGTGCCGGTGTTCGTGATGATCCCG TTGGATGTCATCTCCGTCAGCAACGTGTTGGAGAAGCAGGAAGAACTGCGGCGGCAGCTACGGCAGTTGCGTGCCGCCGATGTCGACGGCGTCATGGTGGACGTTTGGTGGGGAATCGTCGAAGCCGAGGGCGCGAAATGCTACGACTGGAGCGCATACAGGGAGCTGTTCCACATGGTGGAGGAAGAAGGGCTAAAGTTGCAGGCCATCATGTCGTTCCATCGGTGCGGTGGAAACATCGGCGACGCCGTCGACATCCCGTTGCCGCGTTGGGTTCGCGATGTCGGCGAGTCGGACCCAGATATCTACTACACCAACAGAAGTGGCACGAGGAATCGAGAGTACCTCACCGTTGGGGTAGACAGCCAGCCCATATTTGATGGCCGCACTGCTGTGGAG CTTTACAGTGACTTCATGAAGAGCTTCAGAGCAAACATGGCAGATTTCTTGGATGCTGGTATTATCACAGACATAGAGGTGGGTCTTGGCCCTGCCGGAGAATTGAGGTACCCCTCCTACCCTGAAGCACAGGGATGGGTTTTTCCAGGCATTGGAGAGTTTCAG TGTTATGACAAGTACATGAAGGAAGAGTTCAAAGAGGACGCAACAATGGCAGGACACCCTGAATGGGATTTGCCAGATGATGCAGGAGAATACAACGACAAGCCGACGAAGACCAAGTTCTTCGCGGCGAAGAATGGGACATATCTCACGGAAAAAGGAAGCTTCTTCCTGACTTGGTACTCGAACAAGCTACTAATGCATGGAGACCAGATTCTTGATGCAGCTAATGAGGCCTTCCTAGGCTGCAAACTCAAGCTTGCAGCCAAA GTCTCCGGCATCCACTGGTGGTACAAAGACGACAACCATGCAGCAGAGCTAACTGCAGGCTACTACAACCTGAACGATCGCGACGGCTACAGAACCATCGCAAGAATGCTGGCAAGACATGATGCTATCCTCAACTTCACCTGTGTGGAGATGAGAAACTGGGAACAAATCAGAAGAGCCAAGAGTGGGCCTGAAGAACTCGTTCGACAG GTGTTCAGTGCAGCATGGAGAGAGGGGATCGAAGTGGCATGCGAAAATGCTCTTAGCAGATATGACAGAAGGGGGTATAACCAGATCTTGAAGAATGCTAGGCCAAATGGAGTCAGCAGAAATGGCAGGCCAAAGCTAAGAGTTCTAGCAATGACATATCTCAGACTATCAGATGAGTTACTGAAGAGAATTAACTTCAACGTATTTAGATTGTTTGTGAGAAAGATGCACGCAGACCAG GAGTACTGTGCAGATCCATGGAAGTATTTCAAACCCATTACACCTGTAGAGAGATCGAAGCCAGAGATACCGATGGATGAAATCTTGGAAGCTACAGAGACTATGAAGCCATACCCATTTGATCCAGAAACTGATATGAGTGTTGGTGGTGCCTTTGCCGATGTTGTGGATGCAGCACTGCGCATCCTGACTTCATCCTTCAATTGA
- the LOC135624587 gene encoding beta-amylase-like isoform X2 yields MQRADCRTDKEKMLANYVPVFVMIPLDVISVSNVLEKQEELRRQLRQLRAADVDGVMVDVWWGIVEAEGAKCYDWSAYRELFHMVEEEGLKLQAIMSFHRCGGNIGDAVDIPLPRWVRDVGESDPDIYYTNRSGTRNREYLTVGVDSQPIFDGRTAVELYSDFMKSFRANMADFLDAGIITDIEVGLGPAGELRYPSYPEAQGWVFPGIGEFQCYDKYMKEEFKEDATMAGHPEWDLPDDAGEYNDKPTKTKFFAAKNGTYLTEKGSFFLTWYSNKLLMHGDQILDAANEAFLGCKLKLAAKVSGIHWWYKDDNHAAELTAGYYNLNDRDGYRTIARMLARHDAILNFTCVEMRNWEQIRRAKSGPEELVRQVFSAAWREGIEVACENALSRYDRRGYNQILKNARPNGVSRNGRPKLRVLAMTYLRLSDELLKRINFNVFRLFVRKMHADQEYCADPWKYFKPITPVERSKPEIPMDEILEATETMKPYPFDPETDMSVGGAFADVVDAALRILTSSFN; encoded by the exons ATGCAGAGAGCAGACTGTCGCACAGACAAGGAGAAGATGCTGGCAAACTACGTGCCGGTGTTCGTGATGATCCCG TTGGATGTCATCTCCGTCAGCAACGTGTTGGAGAAGCAGGAAGAACTGCGGCGGCAGCTACGGCAGTTGCGTGCCGCCGATGTCGACGGCGTCATGGTGGACGTTTGGTGGGGAATCGTCGAAGCCGAGGGCGCGAAATGCTACGACTGGAGCGCATACAGGGAGCTGTTCCACATGGTGGAGGAAGAAGGGCTAAAGTTGCAGGCCATCATGTCGTTCCATCGGTGCGGTGGAAACATCGGCGACGCCGTCGACATCCCGTTGCCGCGTTGGGTTCGCGATGTCGGCGAGTCGGACCCAGATATCTACTACACCAACAGAAGTGGCACGAGGAATCGAGAGTACCTCACCGTTGGGGTAGACAGCCAGCCCATATTTGATGGCCGCACTGCTGTGGAG CTTTACAGTGACTTCATGAAGAGCTTCAGAGCAAACATGGCAGATTTCTTGGATGCTGGTATTATCACAGACATAGAGGTGGGTCTTGGCCCTGCCGGAGAATTGAGGTACCCCTCCTACCCTGAAGCACAGGGATGGGTTTTTCCAGGCATTGGAGAGTTTCAG TGTTATGACAAGTACATGAAGGAAGAGTTCAAAGAGGACGCAACAATGGCAGGACACCCTGAATGGGATTTGCCAGATGATGCAGGAGAATACAACGACAAGCCGACGAAGACCAAGTTCTTCGCGGCGAAGAATGGGACATATCTCACGGAAAAAGGAAGCTTCTTCCTGACTTGGTACTCGAACAAGCTACTAATGCATGGAGACCAGATTCTTGATGCAGCTAATGAGGCCTTCCTAGGCTGCAAACTCAAGCTTGCAGCCAAA GTCTCCGGCATCCACTGGTGGTACAAAGACGACAACCATGCAGCAGAGCTAACTGCAGGCTACTACAACCTGAACGATCGCGACGGCTACAGAACCATCGCAAGAATGCTGGCAAGACATGATGCTATCCTCAACTTCACCTGTGTGGAGATGAGAAACTGGGAACAAATCAGAAGAGCCAAGAGTGGGCCTGAAGAACTCGTTCGACAG GTGTTCAGTGCAGCATGGAGAGAGGGGATCGAAGTGGCATGCGAAAATGCTCTTAGCAGATATGACAGAAGGGGGTATAACCAGATCTTGAAGAATGCTAGGCCAAATGGAGTCAGCAGAAATGGCAGGCCAAAGCTAAGAGTTCTAGCAATGACATATCTCAGACTATCAGATGAGTTACTGAAGAGAATTAACTTCAACGTATTTAGATTGTTTGTGAGAAAGATGCACGCAGACCAG GAGTACTGTGCAGATCCATGGAAGTATTTCAAACCCATTACACCTGTAGAGAGATCGAAGCCAGAGATACCGATGGATGAAATCTTGGAAGCTACAGAGACTATGAAGCCATACCCATTTGATCCAGAAACTGATATGAGTGTTGGTGGTGCCTTTGCCGATGTTGTGGATGCAGCACTGCGCATCCTGACTTCATCCTTCAATTGA
- the LOC135625703 gene encoding aspartic proteinase nepenthesin-1-like, whose amino-acid sequence MPPPPLLLLLLFVAVLPSFAPGTAQFPCIDSHEGNFSRLELLRQAAMLRKASLQATQTGVQLPVRWSSAGYLVDLAIGTPPLVFSAMLDTGSDLVWTQCFSQPSESLTYAALPCTSPQCQTLPRFSCSPDCHYSYSYGDTSYTKGVLGTETFTFGAADPAAVTGIAFGCSTVSEVGAENSPFFSNSAGILGMARGPLSLVSQLGEERFSYCFASDDTTTALLFGSSANPSPQASSTPFVNVPSPLYYLSLQGISVGATLLPIPNTTLALQSNGTGGLVIDSGTTFTLLTDPAHAMLKQALVSQIDLPVATVAGYDLCFSLPPDASGVAVPILVFHLDGADMDFPAANYFVVNSSAGLLCLAIFGSPFNLSILGNFQQQNMHLVYDLAGGKLSFEPANCSDRSLVDVVTKR is encoded by the coding sequence atgccaccgccgccgctgctcctgctGCTGCTTTTCGTGGCCGTGCTCCCGTCTTTCGCGCCGGGCACGGCGCAGTTCCCCTGCATCGACTCCCACGAAGGGAACTTCTCCAGGTTGGAGTTACTCCGTCAAGCGGCAATGCTTCGCAAGGCGAGCCTGCAGGCCACGCAGACCGGTGTCCAGCTCCCTGTCCGTTGGAGCAGCGCCGGCTACCTCGTGGACCTCGCCATCGGCACCCCGCCCCTCGTCTTCTCGGCCATGCTCGACACCGGTAGCGACCTGGTTTGGACCCAGTGCTTCTCTCAGCCCTCCGAGTCTCTCACCTACGCCGCTCTCCCCTGCACCAGTCCCCAGTGCCAGACTCTCCCTCGCTTCTCCTGCTCTCCTGATTGCCACTACAGCTACTCCTACGGCGATACTTCGTACACCAAAGGTGTTCTCGGCACCGAGACCTTCACCTTCGGCGCAGCCGATCCGGCGGCGGTCACCGGCATCGCCTTCGGGTGCAGCACCGTGAGCGAGGTTGGAGCGGAGAACTCACCCTTCTTCTCTAACTCTGCCGGGATCCTGGGAATGGCGAGGGGGCCATTGTCACTGGTGTCCCAGCTCGGTGAAGAAAGATTCTCCTATTGCTTCGCTTCTGACGACACAACCACCGCTCTGCTCTTTGGCTCTTCGGCAAATCCGAGCCCACAGGCTTCTTCCACGCCGTTCGTCAACGTCCCTTCTCCCCTATACTACCTCTCCTTGCAAGGGATCTCGGTCGGTGCAACCCTCTTACCGATACCGAACACAACCCTTGCGCTCCAATCGAACGGGACCGGCGGCTTGGTCATTGATTCCGGCACCACCTTTACCCTGTTGACGGATCCAGCTCACGCGATGTTGAAGCAAGCGCTTGTGTCTCAGATCGATCTACCGGTGGCGACCGTGGCCGGGTATGATCTCTGCTTCTCCTTGCCACCGGATGCAAGTGGGGTGGCAGTGCCGATCTTGGTTTTCCATTTGGATGGCGCTGATATGGACTTCCCGGCGGCGAACTACTTCGTTGTGAATTCCAGTGCTGGATTGTTGTGCTTGGCAATCTTCGGGTCTCCGTTCAACCTCTCCATCTTGGGCAACTTCCAGCAGCAGAACATGCATCTCGTctatgacctcgccggtggaaagCTGTCGTTCGAGCCTGCGAACTGTAGTGATCGGTCTCTTGTCGATGTAGTAACAAAAAGGTGA
- the LOC135625704 gene encoding aspartic proteinase nepenthesin-1-like produces the protein MEQYTYVHSYLVRYTIIIFNTMELLPCLLVFFLLHVPLACPAPSGIRATLTHVDSNGEFTASERYRRAMRRSQHRMDAIGEMLTVSGIDARATVHDGLGEYMMDLAIGTPALPFSAIMDTGSDLVWAQCQPCVECLPHSPLQYDPSNSSTYSASPCTDSYCTALPSTCTTACIYHYDYMDSSWTEGVLSTETFTFGSGDPIPDITFGCGYNNSFNTPFYSSGLVGLGPGSLSLVSQLGFGKFSYCLTSIDDLSSTGTLLLGSFADLKEPASAIRSTPLVADSYYFLDLRGISIGATLLPIPSDTFANNIFIDSGTTFTTLPRAALELVQQELRSVVDLPPANDIPWFDTCFQLKSGEVPQLPDMTFHFSGADMVLPMPNYMVVDMEAGVMCLAMNPSSDPVSIFGNFQQQNMHILYDVAGKTLSFAPAQCDKL, from the coding sequence ATGGAGCAGTATACATATGTGCATTCATACCTCGTTCGATACACCATCATCATCTTCAACACGATGGAATTACTGCCGTGTCTTCTAGTTTTCTTCCTCTTGCATGTCCCGCTGGCCTGTCCTGCGCCGAGCGGCATCCGCGCCACCCTCACCCACGTCGACTCCAATGGCGAGTTCACCGCGTCGGAACGCTACCGGCGCGCCATGCGACGTAGCCAGCACAGAATGGATGCCATCGGAGAAATGCTTACGGTCTCCGGCATCGACGCCCGAGCCACGGTGCACGACGGTTTGGGCGAGTACATGATGGACCTCGCCATCGGCACGCCGGCTCTGCCCTTCTCGGCCATCATGGACACCGGCAGCGACCTCGTCTGGGCTCAGTGCCAACCATGCGTCGAATGCCTCCCCCATTCGCCTCTTCAGTACGATCCCTCCAATTCTTCTACGTACTCAGCGTCGCCGTGCACCGATTCCTACTGCACGGCCCTTCCTTCCACATGCACGACGGCGTGTATATACCACTACGACTATATGGACTCCTCCTGGACCGAGGGAGTGCTCTCCACCGAGACCTTCACCTTCGGCTCCGGCGATCCCATCCCCGATATCACGTTTGGTTGTGGGTACAACAACTCTTTCAATACCCCCTTCTACAGCTCCGGCCTCGTCGGACTCGGCCCGGGGTCGCTGTCTCTGGTGTCGCAGCTCGGCTTCGGGAAGTTCTCCTATTGCCTCACCTCGATCGATGACCTGTCTTCTACCGGCACTCTACTGCTCGGATCTTTCGCAGACTTGAAAGAACCGGCATCGGCGATTCGATCGACGCCACTGGTTGCTGATTCCTACTACTTCCTGGATCTGCGAGGGATATCAATCGGTGCAACCCTGCTGCCGATTCCATCCGATACTTTCGctaataatatcttcatcgactCCGGCACTACTTTCACAACTCTGCCACGAGCTGCTCTCGAGCTCGTCCAACAAGAACTCCGGTCTGTGGTGGATCTGCCACCCGCGAACGATATCCCATGGTTTGACACCTGCTTCCAGTTGAAATCTGGTGAGGTTCCCCAGCTGCCGGACATGACATTCCACTTCAGTGGCGCCGACATGGTTTTGCCGATGCCCAACTACATGGTCGTGGACATGGAGGCGGGAGTGATGTGCTTGGCAATGAATCCCAGCAGTGATCCCGTGTCGATCTTTGGCAACTTCCAGCAGCAGAACATGCACATACTCTACGACGTCGCCGGGAAGACGCTGTCCTTCGCGCCGGCACAATGCGATAAGCTGTGA